In Chloracidobacterium sp., the following proteins share a genomic window:
- a CDS encoding bifunctional nuclease family protein, with protein MKASSLIEVKIGALIMDPNTNTPIVVLKSIEGETVLPIWVGAFEANAIALEIEKVVPQRPMTHDLLRNVIVECQLTATSVIITDLQENTFYARIELVDRKGDPVSIDARPSDAIALALRLDCPIFVEKKVIDLSSASSPDPDISPGGDQVPDDWPELIG; from the coding sequence ATGAAAGCCAGCAGTTTGATCGAAGTCAAGATCGGTGCATTGATAATGGATCCTAATACGAACACACCTATCGTTGTCCTAAAGAGCATCGAGGGTGAAACGGTTCTACCTATTTGGGTTGGAGCGTTCGAGGCGAACGCAATAGCCCTCGAGATCGAAAAGGTCGTCCCTCAACGGCCTATGACGCATGACCTACTTCGCAACGTCATCGTTGAATGCCAACTCACAGCTACGAGCGTAATAATCACAGACCTGCAGGAGAATACGTTCTATGCTCGAATCGAACTGGTCGACCGAAAAGGTGATCCGGTCTCAATAGATGCGCGTCCGTCGGATGCGATCGCTCTTGCATTACGCCTGGACTGTCCGATCTTTGTCGAAAAGAAGGTGATCGATCTCTCATCTGCATCTAGTCCGGATCCTGATATTTCGCCAGGCGGTGACCAGGTTCCGGATGATTGGCCGGAACTGATTGGCTGA